One part of the Luteibacter yeojuensis genome encodes these proteins:
- a CDS encoding PepSY-associated TM helix domain-containing protein translates to MTPRPRRLRHALKALHLWLGLSLGLVLALVALTGSVLLWEQPLLRAGHPELAARPLPDLATQGRSLQRILASPEGRKARGFALPDAELPVWQASERGGGRRYFDAGTGELLLHRTTSSDGLLMLLDWHTHLLSGQVGETVLGAVACTGLFMLFSGAWLYWPGRRRALKHLKPHANPPVLRWASLHRFVGVVALPLLIVTIGTGTTMAYRGAVRGGLASVFGEPAPARPPKIPPSHAAIDWPAVLAAAQAAAPDARLTRLTLPSKDNGTLVLRIRRPGEWNLAGRSSLWMDPVTATVLGGDDATKLGPGSRLANALFPIHSAAVGGPAWRIVACVAGTLPMFLLVTGFLFWRARRRRNPPHPGAL, encoded by the coding sequence ATGACGCCACGGCCGCGCCGACTGCGCCACGCGCTGAAGGCCCTGCACCTGTGGCTGGGCCTCAGTCTCGGCCTCGTGCTGGCGCTGGTGGCGCTCACGGGCAGCGTGCTCCTCTGGGAGCAACCGTTGCTTCGGGCGGGGCATCCCGAACTGGCGGCCCGGCCGCTACCGGATCTCGCCACCCAGGGACGGTCGCTGCAACGGATCCTCGCGTCCCCGGAGGGAAGGAAGGCGCGCGGATTCGCCCTGCCTGACGCGGAGCTGCCGGTATGGCAGGCCTCCGAACGCGGAGGAGGCCGCCGCTATTTCGACGCGGGCACCGGCGAACTCCTGCTGCATCGGACGACGTCGAGCGACGGCTTGCTCATGTTGCTCGACTGGCATACGCACCTTCTGTCGGGCCAGGTCGGCGAAACCGTGCTGGGTGCTGTCGCCTGCACCGGCCTTTTCATGCTGTTCTCCGGGGCATGGCTCTACTGGCCCGGTCGCCGGCGCGCACTCAAGCACCTGAAGCCTCATGCGAACCCGCCCGTGCTGCGCTGGGCCAGCCTGCACCGCTTCGTCGGCGTCGTCGCCCTGCCCTTGCTGATCGTGACGATCGGCACCGGCACCACGATGGCGTATCGCGGCGCGGTACGCGGCGGTCTTGCCTCGGTCTTCGGCGAACCCGCGCCGGCGCGTCCTCCGAAGATACCCCCGTCGCATGCCGCGATCGACTGGCCCGCCGTGCTCGCCGCCGCGCAGGCGGCCGCTCCCGATGCGCGGCTCACGCGCCTCACCCTGCCCTCGAAAGACAACGGCACGCTGGTGCTGCGTATCCGCCGCCCCGGCGAATGGAACCTCGCGGGACGCAGTTCGCTGTGGATGGACCCGGTCACCGCCACCGTGCTCGGCGGCGACGATGCGACGAAACTGGGCCCCGGCAGTCGCCTCGCCAATGCGTTGTTTCCCATCCATTCCGCGGCGGTAGGCGGTCCGGCCTGGCGAATCGTGGCGTGTGTCGCCGGCACCCTGCCGATGTTCCTGCTGGTCACCGGCTTCCTGTTCTGGCGTGCGCGCAGGCGCCGCAATCCGCCCCACCCGGGCGCGCTGTAG
- the ligD gene encoding DNA ligase D, which yields MSLQDYRRRRNFAKTREPAPDDSAPGGGRAIFVVQLHHASRRHFDFRLQVGDVLRSWAVPKGPSYNPKVKRLAVEVEDHPVSYASFEGDIEEGYGKGHVDLFDRGVWATRGDPEAQLRKGHLEFELFGERLKGAWHLVRGAKKERQPAWFLIKAEDAYAGDVEADDLLDAKMRESTRRAATTPSLRAAAKKSTVRKKAPPKTRRVPLATLTKNAAALKGARKAKPGNGFFAPQLARLRETPPQGDDWVHEVKWDGYRILTGVANGEVLLWSRNALPWNDRAPEIAQAIEALELDSARLDGELIALDTEGRSDFNALQRTLSGEAQAPLVYMIFDMPYLQGYDLSRTSLVERKALLERLLAHAPPHLSYSSHNVGDGDDVFAMAMEQELEGIISKRANGAYHSGRGDDWQKIKRLESDEFAVVGYTPAKGSRLSFGSLLLAKPDRAGGWTYVGRVGTGFTDEMLRQLGKTLAKGGTKKPTVRIGAVDPMLRGALWVPPRVVAEVYYRGIGNKDLLRQPSLKALRVDKSPDDLRDSDRDPPPAKKTPRGTTKAAARAAGADAIAITHPDRVVFPDDGITKQDVVAYYRAVMPWMLPDIADRPTSTIRCPGGIGAPCFFQKHVMAGLDHVGTAKLKEETGAAAVYLYPRDEAGLIELVQFGAVEFHPWGSHVDAPDIADRVVFDLDPGEDVAWPRVVAAARKVRSLLDELGLVSFVRTTGGKGLHVVVPLNPGADWDTVKTFARGFAEAMAGLHPLEFVATAGKRFRRGKIYVDYLRNGRGATAVASYSLRSRPGAPVAVPLRWEELGRIGSGDAFDLRSVPRRLARLKKDPWEGIDKVRQDLAAVNAKLGA from the coding sequence ATGAGCCTCCAGGATTACCGTCGCAGGCGGAACTTCGCGAAGACACGCGAACCGGCACCGGACGACTCCGCGCCGGGCGGCGGTCGCGCCATCTTCGTGGTGCAGCTGCACCACGCCTCCCGGCGGCATTTCGATTTCCGCCTTCAGGTGGGCGATGTGCTGCGCAGCTGGGCGGTACCCAAGGGGCCGAGCTACAACCCGAAGGTGAAACGGCTGGCGGTGGAGGTCGAGGACCATCCCGTGTCCTACGCCAGCTTCGAAGGCGATATCGAGGAAGGCTACGGCAAGGGCCACGTCGATCTCTTCGATCGCGGCGTCTGGGCCACGCGCGGCGATCCCGAGGCGCAGCTCCGGAAGGGACATCTCGAATTCGAGCTGTTCGGCGAACGGCTGAAAGGTGCATGGCATCTCGTGCGCGGTGCGAAGAAAGAGCGCCAGCCGGCCTGGTTCCTCATCAAGGCGGAAGACGCCTACGCGGGCGACGTCGAAGCCGATGATCTCCTCGATGCGAAGATGCGCGAAAGCACCCGCCGCGCCGCGACCACGCCCAGCTTGCGCGCGGCGGCGAAGAAATCCACGGTGCGGAAGAAGGCACCGCCGAAGACACGCCGCGTGCCCCTGGCCACGCTGACCAAGAACGCCGCGGCCCTGAAGGGTGCGCGCAAGGCGAAGCCGGGCAACGGCTTTTTCGCGCCGCAGCTGGCCCGGCTTCGCGAAACGCCGCCGCAGGGCGACGACTGGGTACACGAGGTGAAGTGGGACGGTTACCGCATCCTCACCGGCGTGGCGAACGGCGAGGTGCTGCTGTGGTCGCGCAACGCCTTGCCGTGGAACGACCGCGCGCCCGAGATCGCCCAGGCCATCGAAGCCCTGGAACTCGACAGCGCGCGCCTCGACGGCGAACTGATCGCCCTGGACACGGAGGGCCGCAGCGACTTCAATGCCCTGCAGCGCACGCTTTCGGGCGAAGCGCAGGCGCCGCTGGTCTACATGATCTTCGACATGCCCTACCTGCAGGGCTACGACCTGTCGCGCACGTCGCTCGTCGAGCGCAAGGCACTGCTCGAACGACTGCTGGCGCATGCGCCACCGCATCTGTCGTACAGCTCGCACAATGTGGGGGACGGCGACGACGTGTTCGCGATGGCGATGGAGCAGGAGCTCGAGGGCATCATTTCCAAGCGCGCCAATGGTGCTTACCACAGCGGGCGCGGCGACGACTGGCAGAAGATCAAGCGCCTCGAGAGCGACGAGTTCGCCGTGGTCGGCTACACGCCTGCGAAGGGCTCGCGCCTGTCGTTCGGCTCCCTCCTCCTGGCGAAGCCGGACAGGGCCGGCGGCTGGACGTATGTCGGCCGCGTCGGCACCGGGTTCACCGACGAGATGCTGAGACAATTGGGCAAGACGCTGGCCAAGGGCGGGACGAAGAAGCCGACGGTGCGCATCGGGGCGGTGGACCCGATGCTGCGCGGCGCGCTATGGGTTCCGCCGCGCGTCGTCGCCGAGGTGTACTACCGCGGCATCGGGAACAAGGACCTGCTCCGCCAGCCCAGCCTGAAGGCCTTGCGCGTGGACAAGTCGCCCGACGACCTGCGCGACTCCGATCGCGATCCACCGCCCGCGAAGAAGACGCCGCGCGGCACGACGAAAGCCGCCGCCCGGGCGGCCGGCGCCGATGCCATCGCCATCACCCATCCGGACCGCGTCGTCTTCCCCGACGACGGCATCACCAAGCAGGACGTCGTGGCGTATTACCGCGCCGTCATGCCCTGGATGCTCCCGGACATCGCCGACCGCCCCACCTCCACCATCCGCTGCCCCGGCGGCATCGGTGCGCCGTGTTTCTTCCAGAAGCACGTCATGGCGGGTCTCGACCATGTCGGCACCGCGAAACTGAAGGAAGAGACCGGGGCGGCGGCGGTCTACCTCTATCCGCGCGACGAGGCCGGACTGATCGAACTCGTGCAGTTCGGTGCCGTGGAATTCCACCCCTGGGGCTCGCATGTCGACGCTCCCGACATCGCCGACCGCGTCGTCTTCGACCTCGATCCGGGCGAGGACGTGGCGTGGCCGCGCGTGGTCGCGGCGGCGCGCAAGGTGAGGAGCCTGCTCGACGAGCTGGGCCTGGTCTCGTTCGTGCGCACCACCGGCGGCAAGGGCCTGCACGTGGTCGTGCCGCTCAACCCAGGGGCCGACTGGGACACGGTGAAGACCTTTGCCCGCGGCTTCGCGGAGGCCATGGCGGGATTGCATCCGCTGGAATTCGTCGCGACCGCCGGCAAGCGCTTCCGCCGGGGAAAGATCTACGTCGACTACCTGCGCAACGGCCGCGGCGCAACGGCCGTGGCGTCGTACTCGCTCCGCTCGCGGCCCGGCGCGCCCGTGGCGGTCCCGTTGCGCTGGGAGGAACTGGGCAGGATCGGGTCCGGCGACGCCTTCGACCTGCGAAGCGTGCCCAGACGCCTCGCGAGGCTGAAGAAAGACCCTTGGGAAGGCATCGACAAGGTCAGGCAGGACCTCGCCGCCGTGAACGCGAAGCTGGGGGCGTGA
- a CDS encoding copper resistance system multicopper oxidase produces the protein MHDDAHSIHLSRRRFIQGLIVAGVGAGLGVVRPAVATASMPRMRELSGSEFDLNIGRSAVDFTGRARTAVTVDGGVPGPVLRWKEGDMVSLLVRNGLDVTSSIHWHGLIVPADQDGVPGLSFDGIPAGGSHTYRFAVRQSGTYWYHAHSRFQEQSGLYGAIVIEPRDGERYPADREHVVLISDWSDEDPERIYANLRSRSGMYNYGRPTLADFLRDARAKGFDDAMAMRRMWNRMRMDPTDLADISAASYTYLVNGNTPAANWTGLFRPGERVRLRLINGSSNSIFDLRVPGLRLRVIAADGQDVLPVEVDELRLSAAETYDVLVEPTEDRAYTIFAQSIDRSGYARATLAPRTGMSAAVPSLDTRRRLAMRDMMGSMAEDSGDHGAMAMASHARTEYGPGVDMRVDMPRTNLDDPGVGLRERTHRVLTYADLRTVGGALDPREPARTIELHLTGNMERYAWSFDGLKFSQAKPMHFRQGERLRLRLVNDTMMNHPIHLHGMWSEVESPGGAFQVRKHTVNVQPAQQVSYAVTADNPGHWAFHCHMLYHMEAGMFREVVVS, from the coding sequence ATGCACGACGACGCCCATTCCATCCACCTGTCACGACGCCGGTTCATACAGGGACTTATCGTTGCCGGCGTCGGCGCGGGTCTTGGCGTGGTTCGTCCCGCAGTAGCAACCGCCTCCATGCCGCGCATGCGCGAGCTTTCCGGCAGCGAATTCGACCTGAACATCGGTCGTTCGGCGGTGGACTTCACCGGGCGTGCGCGTACGGCGGTGACGGTCGACGGCGGTGTTCCCGGTCCGGTCCTGCGCTGGAAGGAGGGCGACATGGTCAGTCTGCTAGTGCGTAACGGGCTCGACGTCACCTCGTCCATTCACTGGCATGGCCTCATCGTGCCGGCCGACCAGGACGGCGTACCGGGGTTGAGCTTCGACGGCATACCGGCGGGCGGCAGCCACACCTATCGTTTCGCCGTGCGACAGTCGGGCACCTACTGGTACCACGCCCACAGTCGCTTTCAGGAACAGAGTGGCCTTTACGGCGCCATCGTCATCGAGCCCCGGGACGGAGAACGCTACCCCGCCGATCGCGAGCACGTCGTCCTCATCAGCGACTGGAGCGACGAGGACCCGGAGCGCATCTATGCGAACCTGCGCTCACGCAGCGGCATGTACAACTACGGCCGCCCCACGCTGGCCGACTTCCTGCGCGATGCCCGTGCGAAAGGTTTCGACGACGCGATGGCCATGCGGCGTATGTGGAACCGGATGCGCATGGATCCCACCGATCTCGCCGATATTTCGGCGGCCAGCTACACCTATCTGGTCAACGGCAACACGCCCGCCGCGAACTGGACGGGGCTCTTTCGGCCGGGCGAGCGCGTGCGCCTGCGTCTCATCAATGGCTCGTCGAACTCGATCTTCGACCTGCGCGTCCCAGGGCTCCGCCTGCGTGTGATCGCCGCCGACGGACAGGACGTGCTGCCGGTCGAAGTGGACGAGCTGCGCCTGTCGGCTGCCGAGACTTACGATGTGCTGGTTGAACCCACCGAAGATCGCGCCTACACGATCTTCGCCCAATCCATCGATCGCTCCGGTTACGCGCGCGCCACGCTGGCTCCGCGCACGGGCATGAGCGCGGCAGTGCCGTCGCTCGATACCCGCCGGCGCCTCGCGATGCGCGACATGATGGGCAGCATGGCCGAGGACTCAGGCGACCATGGCGCCATGGCGATGGCCAGTCACGCACGCACGGAATACGGCCCAGGTGTCGACATGCGCGTGGACATGCCGCGCACGAACCTCGACGACCCCGGCGTCGGCCTTCGCGAGCGCACGCATCGGGTGCTCACGTATGCCGATCTGCGCACGGTGGGAGGCGCGCTCGACCCACGCGAGCCCGCCCGCACCATCGAGCTGCACCTCACCGGCAACATGGAGCGCTACGCGTGGTCGTTCGACGGCCTGAAGTTCTCGCAGGCGAAACCCATGCACTTCCGGCAGGGCGAGCGCCTACGCCTGCGCCTCGTCAACGACACGATGATGAACCATCCGATCCACCTGCATGGCATGTGGAGCGAGGTGGAATCGCCGGGCGGCGCGTTCCAGGTGCGCAAGCATACGGTGAACGTACAGCCGGCACAGCAGGTGAGTTATGCGGTCACCGCGGACAACCCGGGACACTGGGCCTTCCACTGCCACATGCTCTACCACATGGAAGCAGGCATGTTCCGCGAGGTGGTGGTGTCGTGA
- a CDS encoding TonB-dependent receptor family protein produces the protein MRFRPTALALALAGAFSAHPALARAQQSPPPAAELEGVKVVGNWLGDAALNTVVDHPGARTVVRREDLREAGAVNLRDALRRIPGVQVQESNGTGGSDVSLNVGVRGLTARLSPRSTILLDGVPIAVAPYGQPQVSMAPVGLGNIEAVDVVRGGGSVRYGPQNVGGIINFVTRAIPETFGGSAGVQFQGSEHGGIRTNTNAFVGGTASNGLGVALLYNGLHGPGFREREDNESIDDVMLKAKYAFSPEDTLTGSIHHYDGQAGMPGGLNQADYDADPFQSRRPFDDFHGRRTDYVLKYSHVDDRRSFEVQSYYSDSFRGSHIETIARNADDSYTHQLNAYPRNYHVFAIEPRYSQLFDWGQVTHEIGVGYRYTKEAMHERTLRNNKYVSDLPYTPYDSFPYGGPYVLSGNNTGSNEAHAFYVDDTINAGNWTITPGIRYERIDSEWQAHPGRTVVVKGPTERRKSYSKPLPSLNVIYHVTDALRVYANAETSFGSLQYFQIGQKDSNNRFAAGLEPETARTYEIGTRYDTKAWGGEITLFRINFDHELQLVGKLPGVADSHDGWTSLGATTHKGIESAAHMDLGEFSDALHGLTLWGTATYTHAFYRHGSFEGRDLPFYSRRTANLGLRYGIAQWTFNLDAFSQSRQHSPGSPSFDPAHPTEYVTEPSPEGDLGDIPGWTTWNARAEYAFGPSLSNLRLGVGVKNLADKRYFTRSTDNNDGIYVGMPRTWFVQASVDF, from the coding sequence ATGCGTTTTCGCCCCACCGCGCTCGCCCTGGCCCTCGCCGGTGCCTTTTCGGCGCACCCTGCCCTGGCCCGGGCCCAGCAGTCCCCACCTCCCGCCGCCGAGCTGGAGGGGGTCAAGGTCGTCGGCAACTGGCTGGGCGACGCTGCCCTGAACACGGTCGTCGACCACCCCGGCGCGCGTACCGTCGTACGCCGCGAGGACCTGCGCGAGGCCGGGGCGGTGAACCTGCGCGACGCACTGCGTCGCATCCCGGGTGTGCAGGTGCAGGAAAGCAACGGGACGGGCGGCAGCGACGTCTCGCTGAACGTGGGCGTGCGCGGCCTCACCGCGCGTCTCTCGCCGCGGTCCACCATCCTGCTCGATGGCGTACCCATCGCCGTGGCGCCGTATGGGCAGCCGCAGGTCTCCATGGCGCCGGTGGGCCTGGGCAACATCGAGGCCGTCGACGTGGTCCGCGGCGGCGGTTCCGTCCGCTATGGGCCGCAGAACGTGGGCGGGATCATCAACTTCGTGACGCGCGCGATCCCGGAGACCTTCGGGGGCAGCGCCGGCGTGCAATTCCAGGGCTCCGAACACGGCGGCATCCGCACGAACACGAATGCCTTCGTCGGCGGTACCGCGAGCAACGGCCTCGGCGTGGCCCTGCTCTACAACGGGCTGCACGGACCGGGCTTCCGCGAGCGCGAAGACAACGAGAGCATCGACGACGTGATGTTGAAGGCGAAGTACGCCTTCTCCCCCGAAGACACGCTCACCGGCAGCATCCACCATTACGACGGACAGGCAGGCATGCCGGGCGGCCTCAACCAGGCCGACTACGATGCGGACCCGTTCCAGTCGCGCCGCCCGTTCGACGATTTCCACGGTCGCCGGACCGATTACGTGCTGAAGTACAGCCATGTGGACGACCGCCGCAGCTTCGAGGTGCAGTCGTACTATTCGGACAGCTTCCGCGGCAGCCATATCGAAACGATCGCCCGTAACGCCGACGACAGCTACACGCACCAGCTCAACGCCTATCCGCGGAACTACCACGTGTTCGCGATCGAGCCGCGCTATTCGCAGCTGTTCGACTGGGGACAGGTCACGCACGAGATCGGCGTGGGCTACCGCTACACGAAGGAAGCGATGCACGAGCGCACGCTGCGCAACAACAAGTACGTCTCCGACCTCCCGTATACGCCCTACGACAGCTTCCCTTACGGCGGCCCGTACGTGCTTTCCGGCAACAACACCGGCAGCAACGAGGCGCATGCGTTCTACGTCGACGACACGATCAACGCGGGCAACTGGACCATCACGCCCGGCATCCGTTACGAACGGATCGACAGCGAGTGGCAGGCACATCCCGGCCGCACGGTGGTGGTGAAGGGTCCGACCGAGCGGCGGAAGAGCTATTCGAAGCCGCTGCCGTCGCTGAACGTGATCTACCACGTGACCGATGCCTTGAGGGTCTACGCCAATGCGGAAACCTCGTTCGGTTCGTTGCAGTACTTCCAGATCGGCCAGAAGGATTCGAACAACCGGTTCGCCGCTGGCCTGGAGCCGGAGACGGCGCGCACTTACGAGATCGGCACGCGCTACGACACGAAGGCCTGGGGCGGCGAGATCACCCTGTTCCGCATCAACTTCGACCACGAGTTGCAGCTCGTCGGCAAGCTGCCGGGCGTGGCGGATTCGCACGACGGCTGGACCAGCCTCGGCGCGACGACGCACAAAGGCATCGAGTCCGCGGCACATATGGACCTCGGCGAGTTCAGCGATGCGCTGCATGGCCTCACGCTCTGGGGAACGGCCACGTATACGCACGCCTTCTACAGGCACGGCTCGTTCGAGGGACGCGACCTTCCGTTCTATTCGCGGCGCACGGCCAACCTCGGCCTGCGTTACGGCATCGCGCAGTGGACGTTCAACCTCGACGCATTCTCGCAGTCGCGGCAGCACTCGCCGGGTTCGCCGAGCTTCGATCCCGCGCATCCCACGGAGTACGTTACCGAACCCTCGCCGGAAGGCGATCTCGGCGACATTCCCGGCTGGACCACGTGGAACGCGCGCGCCGAATACGCCTTCGGCCCGAGCCTCTCGAACCTGCGCCTCGGCGTGGGCGTGAAGAACCTCGCGGACAAGCGCTACTTCACGCGCTCCACCGACAACAACGACGGCATCTACGTCGGCATGCCGCGCACCTGGTTCGTCCAGGCCTCGGTGGATTTCTGA
- a CDS encoding acyltransferase: MLASLPVFLRVPLVCALLIVSTLLHVLPLFALTLVRLAIPLAAAQRVIGVGLVRIAESWLSINGWLFGVFTRTRWRVEGVDGLALRGNYLVVCNHQSWVDIPALQKVFNRRIPFMRFFLKSQLIWVPLLGPAWWALDFPFMKRHSRQELETRPELRGKDREATRRACEKFRHLPVSIMNFTEGTRFTQAKHDAQGSPYTHLLKPKAGGVAFVIDAMGDAIRDMLDVTIVYPDGPGTTMDMLAGRIREIRIHVRRLAIPPEMRGDYENDPVFRERFQGWVNELWAEKDSRITAMQQAAQKEPL; encoded by the coding sequence ATGCTTGCTTCCCTGCCCGTTTTCCTTCGCGTTCCGCTCGTCTGCGCTCTCCTCATCGTCAGCACCCTGCTGCACGTGCTGCCGCTGTTCGCGCTGACGCTGGTCCGGCTGGCGATCCCGCTCGCGGCCGCGCAACGCGTCATCGGCGTCGGGCTCGTACGGATCGCGGAGAGCTGGCTGAGCATCAACGGCTGGTTGTTCGGCGTGTTCACGCGCACGCGCTGGCGGGTGGAAGGCGTCGACGGCCTCGCATTGCGGGGGAATTACCTCGTCGTCTGCAACCACCAGAGCTGGGTCGACATTCCGGCCCTGCAAAAGGTGTTCAACCGGCGCATCCCGTTCATGCGCTTCTTCCTGAAGAGCCAGCTCATCTGGGTGCCGTTGCTCGGTCCGGCGTGGTGGGCACTGGATTTCCCCTTCATGAAGCGGCATTCGAGGCAGGAACTCGAGACACGCCCCGAACTGCGCGGCAAGGACCGCGAGGCCACGCGGCGCGCCTGCGAGAAATTCCGGCACTTGCCGGTGTCGATCATGAATTTCACCGAAGGCACGCGGTTCACGCAGGCCAAGCACGACGCGCAGGGCTCGCCGTATACCCACCTGCTGAAGCCGAAGGCCGGCGGCGTGGCCTTCGTCATCGACGCGATGGGCGACGCCATCCGCGACATGCTCGACGTGACCATCGTCTATCCGGACGGGCCGGGGACGACGATGGACATGCTGGCGGGACGCATCCGCGAGATCCGCATCCACGTGCGACGACTGGCGATTCCACCGGAGATGCGCGGCGACTACGAAAACGATCCGGTGTTCCGGGAGCGGTTCCAGGGCTGGGTGAACGAACTCTGGGCGGAGAAGGACTCGCGGATAACGGCCATGCAGCAAGCGGCACAGAAGGAGCCGCTCTAG
- the bla gene encoding subclass B3 metallo-beta-lactamase gives MRRTLLALAAFTAFPALAIDTASWTQPVKPHAIYGNTYFVGTKGVSSILVTSPQGHVLIDVPLKENVALVEENIRKLGFRVEDIKIILNSHAHFDHAGGIAALAKDSGATVRATAAGARELRLGGDDASDPQHGDIHLFPRVDAVGDIADGTVVKVGPLALTAHVTPGHTAGGTAWTWESCQGEACKSIAYVDSLTAYSAKSYRYSDHPDFVAAFRKTFDRVAALPCDILVAPHPEQAEGKTCKSYAQAGRERLEQKLAEEKGR, from the coding sequence ATGCGTCGTACCCTCCTCGCCCTCGCCGCCTTCACCGCCTTTCCCGCACTGGCCATCGACACCGCCAGCTGGACGCAACCGGTGAAGCCGCACGCGATCTATGGCAACACGTATTTCGTGGGCACCAAGGGCGTCTCGTCGATCCTCGTCACCTCGCCGCAGGGCCATGTGCTGATCGATGTTCCGCTCAAGGAGAATGTGGCGCTCGTCGAGGAGAACATCCGCAAACTCGGTTTCCGTGTCGAGGACATTAAGATCATTCTCAACTCGCACGCTCATTTCGATCACGCGGGCGGCATCGCGGCGCTCGCGAAGGACAGCGGCGCGACCGTGCGCGCGACGGCGGCCGGCGCCAGGGAATTGCGCCTGGGCGGCGACGATGCGAGCGACCCCCAGCACGGCGATATACACCTGTTCCCGAGGGTGGATGCCGTGGGCGACATCGCCGACGGCACGGTGGTGAAGGTGGGCCCGCTGGCGTTGACGGCGCACGTCACGCCGGGACATACTGCCGGCGGCACGGCGTGGACGTGGGAGTCCTGCCAAGGCGAGGCCTGCAAGTCGATCGCCTATGTCGACAGCCTTACCGCCTATTCCGCCAAGAGCTACCGTTACAGCGATCATCCCGACTTCGTGGCCGCGTTCCGGAAGACTTTCGACCGCGTGGCGGCCCTCCCCTGCGACATCCTCGTCGCTCCGCATCCCGAGCAGGCCGAAGGCAAGACCTGCAAGAGCTATGCGCAGGCGGGACGCGAGCGGCTGGAGCAGAAGCTCGCGGAAGAAAAGGGTCGCTAG
- a CDS encoding fimbrial protein encodes MPRSLVLLLLLLPGPACATFPLCKLPPAQNGPQQVSFGIVRVPADAPLGAILARRVTSPWTPSYGYLCKKYTSTFTLGLFGGTALGEGTHATNLPGVGIRIRFHHNGEWVVLPYVRSHDHGLFKPVQLVLINAHFSVELVKTGAIVRGGNLSQGILAQAGFDNRPLVQLALLDARVEPQRPTCAFLSRQLVFDLGKVDGGVLRSEGHSRWATQQLVSTGCSNVTEMLMTFTGAADEADPSLFKLNGGDAAKGVAVEMRSDHPDTQAIPNSSVPMVLPAWSEGRSHGFRARYRTTGGSLMPGSANTSITVNVTYR; translated from the coding sequence ATGCCACGATCCCTTGTCTTGCTCCTGCTGTTGCTCCCGGGGCCGGCCTGCGCAACCTTCCCCCTCTGCAAGCTGCCTCCGGCACAGAACGGCCCCCAGCAGGTTTCGTTCGGCATCGTCAGGGTGCCTGCCGATGCGCCGCTAGGGGCGATCCTGGCACGACGCGTGACATCGCCCTGGACACCGTCCTACGGCTACCTGTGCAAGAAGTACACGTCGACGTTCACCCTCGGCCTGTTCGGCGGAACCGCCCTCGGCGAAGGTACCCATGCCACCAACCTGCCCGGCGTGGGCATCCGCATCCGTTTCCACCACAACGGCGAATGGGTCGTCCTTCCCTACGTGCGCAGCCACGACCACGGACTCTTCAAGCCAGTCCAACTGGTGCTGATCAATGCCCATTTCAGCGTTGAGCTCGTCAAGACGGGCGCCATCGTGAGAGGCGGCAACCTGAGCCAGGGCATCCTCGCCCAGGCCGGCTTCGACAACCGCCCCCTGGTGCAGCTCGCCCTGCTCGATGCGCGGGTGGAGCCGCAACGTCCCACCTGCGCCTTCCTCTCCCGGCAACTTGTCTTCGACCTGGGCAAGGTCGACGGCGGCGTCCTGCGTTCGGAGGGGCACAGCCGGTGGGCGACCCAGCAACTGGTTTCCACGGGTTGCAGCAACGTCACCGAAATGCTGATGACCTTCACAGGCGCGGCCGACGAAGCCGACCCCTCGCTGTTCAAGCTCAATGGCGGCGATGCCGCCAAAGGCGTCGCCGTGGAAATGCGCAGCGACCATCCGGACACGCAGGCCATTCCCAATAGCAGCGTACCGATGGTGCTGCCTGCGTGGTCGGAGGGCCGAAGTCACGGTTTCCGCGCGCGCTACCGCACCACCGGTGGATCGCTCATGCCCGGGTCCGCCAACACGAGCATCACGGTCAACGTCACCTACCGCTGA